The Amycolatopsis endophytica genome includes the window CGCGATGTCCCCCATCGCGGGCGTCGGGATCAACCTGGCGGTGCAGGATGCCGTCGCCGCGGCACGCCTGCTGGCCACTCCCCTGCGACGCGGACGAGTCACCTCACGCGACCTCGCACGCATCCACCGTCGCCGCCTGGCGCCGACGCTGCTGGTGCAGGGCATCCAGCGCATGATGCACCGGGTCGTGATCCGCCCGGTGATCGAAGGCCGCCGCAACGGCCCCCCGAAACCCTTGGTACGACTGATGAACACCATCCCCGCCGCATGCCGGGTACCCGCCTACCTGATCGGCGTCGGCCTGCTCCCCGAGCACGCCCCACCCTGGGCCCGCCGCTGACCCCTCGCTCCCCTCCACGCAGCAACACGCCGCCGCGAGCGGCAAACACGGCGCCCGCAACAGCCAACACGGCGCCCGGAACGGCCAACACGACGGCTCGGCGTGTTGGCCGCTCCCGGCAGCGTGTTGGCCGCTCGCGTCAGTCGACTACCGGCCGCCAGCGCGACCAGCGGACACGGGATGACCACCCGGCTCGTTTGAGGGCGCGCCGCCCAGCGTCGGTCAGGCGTTCTGCACCGGGTTCGTCAGGGTGCCGATGCCCTCGACGGTGATCGAGACCGACTGGCCGTCCGTGATCTGTCCCACGCCCGCCGGGGTGCCGGTCAGGATGACGTCGCCGGGCAGCAGGGTCATCACGCCGGACACGAACTCGACCAGGTCGGGGATCTTGTGGATCAGCAGCGAGGTGCGGGAGTCCTGCTTCAATTCCCCGTCGACCTCCGTGCGGATCGCCAGGTCGTCGGCGTCCACCGACGTTTCGATCCACGGGCCGAGTGGGCAGAAGGTGTCGAAACCCTTCGCGCGGCCCCACTGGCCATCCGATTTTTGCAGATCACGGGCGCTCACGTCGTTGGCGATCGTGTAACCCAGGATCGCGGCGCCGGCCTGGGCGGCCTTCACGTTGCGCACCGGCTGGCCGATCACCACGGCCAGCTCGCCCTCGAAGTCCACCCGCTCGGACGCGGCGGGCAGGCGGATCGCGGCGTTCGGACCGATCACGCTGGTCGAGGGCTTGAGGAACATCATCGGCGACTCCGGCACCTCGTTGCCGAACTCGGCCGCGTGCTCGGCGTAGTTCCGGCCGATCGCGATGACCTTCGACGGCAGGATCGGCGCGAGCAACCGGACGTCGGCCAGCGCGAAACGCTTGCCCGTGTAGTTCGGCTGGCCGAACGGGTGATCGGCGATTTCCAGGAGCTCTTCGCCGTCGACCGAAGCGAACGCGACCCCACCGGCATGAGCAACTCGAGCTAGACGCACCCACCCAGCCTAGTCATCCGCGCCCACCCCAGCACGCGGGGTCATGGGCAGACGCACCACTGTGGCAGCTACTTCGACGCCCAGAGGACGCCGCCGAGGTCGTGGCGGCCGGCTTGCAGCGCGGCGAAGCCGGGGTCGCGGAAACCGGCGACGCGCAGCAGGTGCAGCCACTCCCAGCGGCTGCGCAGTCCGCCACGATCCCACCAGCCGTCGCGGGCCGCGAACAGCACGTCGAGCGCCCACGGGCTGCCCTCGACGGTCGTCGGGCTCGCGGCCTCCGCCAGCACCAGGCGTCCACCGTCGGTGAGCATGCCCCGCAATCGCCGCAGCGCCATCTCCTTGTCCGCCGCGCAGTGCACCGCGTTGGTCGCGACGACGGTGTCGAACATCTCCGGTCCCGGCCCGGAGTCGAGGTCGTCCGGTCCGGCGTCGAGCACCCGGCCCCGCGCCCGCCCGTCCGCCGCGACGACTTCGGCCGCGTACTCGGCGTACACCGACATCGGCCACTCGCACATCAACCGGTACCGCTGCTCGAACGGCTCACCCTCGGCCAGCGCCGGCCACGTCGCGACGAGGGCATCCAGTGCGTCGTGCGCCGCCGTCCGGGTTCCGGAAACCGGTTGGCGCGGCGGGGAATGCGCGGCGGTCAGCGCCAGCGCCTCGCGGTGGACGGTGCGCGCCCGCGCGGTCGCCGGGCGCACCGGGGAAGTCAGGATCGACTGCGCAGCACGGCAGGCGTAGTCGAGCAGCTCCTCGTAGCGCAGCGCGCTCTCCCGCCGCACGGTCAGCCCGCGCGCCATCACCTGCCGCAGCGGCTGCCCGTTCTCCGCGGCGCGGTAGCCACGCGTGGAGAACACCGCCGGGCGGATCCGTGCGGTCCGGTGCATCTCCCGCAGCCCCTCGACGGCGCCGACCAGCGCGATCTCGTGTCCCAGCGCGGGTTCCGGCACGGCTACCGCGGCGAAGTCCCCGGACAGCCCTGCCTTCCGCCACTCCCCCTCGATGTCGGCGGGGTGCAGCCGCTGCCCGCCGCGCTCGATGAGTTCGGCGGACCGGCCGTGCAGCACGAGGAAGCCGTCGCGCAGCTCGCCACGATCGCCGGTGCGCAACCACCCGTCGGGAGTCCGCACCCGCGCGCTCTGCTCGGGCTCGCCCCAGTACCCGCGCATCAGTTCCGGTGCGCGGAGCCACACTTCGCCGTCCTCCACGCGCAGTTCGGTACCCGGCAACGGAACGCCGACGGGCGGCGCGTGCCGCACGTACTGCTCCTGGAAAGCACCGGCGTCCAGCAACGGCATCGTGGTGCTGGCGTTGACCGCTTCGGTGAGCCCGTACGCCTGCCGCAGCCGCGGGCCGTAACGCGCCGCGAACTCCTTCGCCAGCTCACGTGTGAGCGGGGCGCCCGAGGTGATCACGTACTCCAGGCAGTCCGGCCACGGGACACCGGCGCGCACGACCTCCCGAAGCTGGGACGGCACGAGCGACGCGGTCTGTACGCTCTTCGCCTCGACCGCGGCGAAGAACGTCACGGGGTCGAACCGCTCGGCCAGCACCAGTGGCGCGTCGGTGAGCCGGGTGCCGACCAGTGACATCACGAGCGCGGTCACCTGGTGCAGTGGCAGCGCGGTCGCGTGCGGACGGACCGGTGAGAACCCGTGCAGCGCCGCGGTCCGCGCCGCGTTGCCGGACACCTCGTCGCGGCCGAGCATCACGAGCCTGCCGGAGCCGGGGGTGCGCACCACGAACGCGAGACCGGTCGCGTCCGGGTGGCCGGGTTCGCCGTCGAGCGAGGTCACCCGCGCCGCACGCGGTGGGCCGTCGACGACCGCCGATGCCCGGACCGCGGTGGCCACCTGGACCAACTCGGCGTCGGAGGCGCGCGCACGCAGGGGAACCGCCACCAGCCTGCGGTCCGCGCAGGCCAGCAGCAGCTCGGCGAAGGCATCGCCGGAGGGACAGCGCAACACCACCCGGGCGTTGTCCGGGAGATCGTCGAGCGTCGGCCGCCATGGCTCCACGGCCTCCACGATGTCGGCTCGGCGGGACCCGGTGCAGGGGGCGAGTCCCGCCCTCAGACCCGCAGGCTCTTGTGCACCAGCGCGTCGCAGAGGGCGAGCCAGCTGGCCTCGACGATGTTGCCGTGCACGCCGACCGTCGTCCACTCGCTGTCACCGTCGCCGGAGTTCACCAGTACCCGGGTGACCGCGTCGGTGCCCGGATGGCCGGGCAGGATGCGCACCTTGTAGTCGGCCAGCTCGACACTGTCCAACCAGGACAGCGACGGCGAGAGCGCCTTGCGCAGCGCCGCGTCCAGCGCGTGCACGGGGCCGTTGCCCTCGGCGGTGGCGATCACCCGCTCGCCGCCGACGTGCACCTTGACCGTCGCCTCGGAGATCACCTCCCCGTCGCTGCGGTGGTCGAGCACGACGCGGTAGGACTCCAGGGTGAACGGCGGCGCGACCGGGCCGTCGACCTCCCGGCGCAGCAACAGCTCCAGCGACGCGTCGGCGGCCTCGAACGACCAGCCCTCCGCCTCCAGCCGCTTGATCTTGCCGACCGCGTTGGTCAGCGCCTCGGGCCGGCCGGCAAGGTCCACTCCGAGCTCACGTCCCTTGAGTTCGAGGCTCGCCCTGCCGGCCATCTCGGTGACCAGCACCCGCATGTCGTTGCCGACGGAAGAGGGATCGATGTGGTTGTACAGCAACGGATCCACCTTGATCGCGCTCGCGTGCAGCCCCGCTTTGTGGGCGAAGGCCGACGCCCCGACATAGGCCTGGTGGGTGTCGGGGGCGATGTTCGCGATTTCGGCAAGAGCATGGGAGACGCGGGTCAGCTCGGCTTCGGCTCCGGTCGGGAGCACGGACATGCCGAGCTTGGTCACCAGGTTTCCCGTCACGGCGAACAGGTCGGCGTTGCCCGCCCGTTCCCCGTAACCGTTCGCGGTGCACTGCACGTGTGTCGCGCCGGCCTGGACCGCCGCGATGCTGTTGGCCACGGCGCAGGAAGTGTCGTCCTGGCAGTGGATGCCGAGCCGGAACCCGGTCCGCTCGGAGACCTCCCGCACGGTTTCGGCGAGCCCGAGCGGCAACCGGCCGCCGTTGGTGTCGCACAACACCACGACGTCGGCACCGGCGGTCGCGGCGGCGTCGAGAACGCGCAGGGAGGTGTCCGGGTCGAAGGCGTAGCCGTCGAAGAAGTGCTCGGCGTCGAGGAAGACGCGACGCCCCTCGCCGACCAGGAAAGCAACGGTGTCACGCACCATCGCGCAAGCCTCGTCGACGTCCACGCGCAGCGCCCGTTCGATATGGCGCCGGTCGGACTTGGCCACCAGCGTGACCACCGGCGCCTGCGCGTCCAGCAGCGCCCGGACCTGCTTGTCCTCGGCCGCTTGCACGCCCGCCTTGCGCGTCGACCCGAACGCGACGAGCGCGGCGTGCTTGAGGATCAGCTCACCGGACGCGGCGCGGGCGAAGAACTCGGTGTCCTTCGGCAGCGCGCCCGGCCACCCGCCCTCGATGAACCCGACGCCCAGCTCGTCGAGCAGGCGCGCGACCGCCAGCTTGTCCCCCACCGAATAGGAGATGCCCTCGCGCTGGGCCCCGTCCCGCAACGTCGTGTCGTACAGGTGGAAGTCGTCGCCGAGCGGCAGTCCGGCGGGCTCCGTGCGGGTCACGGTCGTCTCCTCGTGGTGGGATGCGGCTTCTCGGGCAACAAAAAAAACCTCCCGCGAAATGCGAGAGGTCTGCGCGCCGGGTGTCCGATGCGGACACTACCCGACGCGCCTGCCGATAATGATCACGGCGGAAGAAGCCATGTCCGCATCATGCCACACGGTCACGCGAAGAGGCAAAAAAGCGGTGAAGGCCACCCCCGGACCGGGGATGGCCTTCACCACGGAAAACTCAGCCGACGGGCCGCGTGTTCGAGGAAACCAGCGCCGCCAGCCGGTCGCCGATTGCCGTCGTGGTGCCCGGGTTCGCCTGGTCACGGGTGGCCAGGTCGAAGGCGACGGACGCCTCGATCCGGCGGGCCGCCTCGCGCTGGCCCAGGTGGTCCAGCAGCAGCGACACCGACAGCACGGCGGCGGTCGGGTCGGCGATGCCCTGTCCGGCGATGTCCGGCGCGCTGCCGTGCACCGGCTCGAACATGCTCGGGTTGCGGCGCGTGATGTCCAGGTTGCCGCTGGCCGCGAGCCCGATGCCGCCGGTGACCGCGGCCACCAGGTCGGTGATGATGTCGCCGAACAGGTTGTCGGTGACGATCACGTCGAAGCGCGCCGGGTCGGTGACCAGGTGGATGGTCGCGGCGTCGACGTGCGAGTAGGCGACCGTGACGTCCGGGTGCTCCAGCGACACCTCTTCCACGATCCGCGACCACAACGAACCGGCGTGCAGCAGCACGTTGGTCTTGTGCACCAGCGTGAGGTGCTTGCGCGGCCGCTCCTCGGCCCGCTTGAACGCGTCGGACACCACGCGGCGGATGCCGAACGCGGTGTTGACGCTCACCTCGGTGGCGATCTCGTGCTCGGTGTCCTTGCGCAGCAGACCGCCGTTGCCCGCGTACGGGCCTTCGGTGCCCTCCCGCACGACCACCATGTCGATGTCGGCGTTCGTGTCGGCCAGGGGGCCGCGCACCCCCGGGTACAGCTTGCCGGGGCGCAGGTTGACGTGGTGGTCCAGCTCGAACCGCAGGCGCAGCAGCAGACCGCGTTCGAGGATGCCGCTGGGCACGGTCGGGTCGCCGACCGCGCCCAGCAGGATCGCGTCGTGCTGCCGGAGCTCACCCAGTACCGATTCGGGCAGCAGCTCACCGGTGGCGTGCCAGCGGGCCGCGCCGAGGTCGTAGTTCGTGTACTCCACCGTCGGGGCGACCTCGCCGAGTACCTTCAGGGCCTCGGTGATCACTTCGGGTCCGATCCCATCACCTGGGATCACCGCGAGCCGCATCAGACACCTCCGTCGATCAGGGCCACGGGGCTCGTTCGCGCCCGTTTGCCCACATACTCCAGCGACGGCAGGTTACCGGCTGTCGCCAAGGGACCGAAGCGGCACCACCCTTATGACGGAATCTCCCGCGAAGTGAGACACCCGGATGGCGGATTGAGCCCGGTTGTCAGCCCAGCCGACCCCCGTTCACGCGGATCACGCTCACCCGGTCGCCGCCTGCGTTGTGGTGCTCCAGCGCGAGCAGTCCGAGCACGGTGTCGGCCTGCGCGGAACCCGCGTTGCGGGTCACCTCCAGCGACGTACCGGGCTTCGCCGAGTACATCAGCGCGGCACCGTTGGCCCCGGAAACCGAGTAGCCCGGCGCGAGCGGGTCGAACGACATCGGCGTGCTGATCGAGTCCACCAGCCCGTCCTCGCTGCTCGGCGCCGTGTAGTACCCGGCGACGCCGACCGTGTAGCTGATCCGGTGCGAGGCCGCGGCCGGATCGATGCCCAGCGCGGAGATGCTGACCGGCAGCAACGCGACGTCGGTGTCGAACACGTTGGTGTCCACGTCGCCGAGCTGCCCGTTGAGCGCCTGCACGTCCACCGTCGGGAAGCCCTCGGTGTTCAGGTCGACGGTGTTGACCAGCCAGGCGTCCGTGCCCGACGGCTTGGTCACGTAGGACTCGAAGTCCGCGGCGCCGTCGCCGGTGGTGTCGATGTCCACGAAGGGGATCGTGTTGCTGCCCAGGTTCGCCCAGTTGCCCCACGTCGAGATCCCGAACGCGAGCAGCGCCTGGTCGGCGTGCCCCTCCTGCCTGGCCTGCGCGATGTTGGACGCCGCGCCGACGTACCGCAGGTCACCGCCCTTGGCGGTGTCGTTGATCGTGCAGCCGTCGGTCAGCTTGCCGCGGCATTCCGGCAGCTCCGGCGACTGGCCCTGCAGCTCCAGGACGCTGATCAGCGATTCGTAACGCTGGCTGGCGGTGCCCTGGTCGACGCCACGGCCGCTCAGCGTGAACCGCGCGGTGTCGGAGCGGAAGTCGAGCGAGCGCGGGGTGTCGATGTTCGAGACCGGCTTCGGCGCCGAATACACCGGCACCCGCAGGGCGGGGCTGAGACCGGCGAGCGGGGTCAGCACGACCCGGCCGGAGGCGTCGGCGACGAACTGCCGGGCCAGCCCGGCCTGCTCGGTCGCGACCGTCGGGTCGATGACCTTGCGCAACGCCGTCGGATCGGTGATCCGCAGCGTGACGCGGACGGCCGTGCTGCCGTGCGGCGCCACCGTCACCGACCGCTCCGACAGCTGGTACTGCACGCCGGGCAGGTTGGTGATGCCCCCGTAGGCGACGTTGTAGCGGACCCAGTTGTCACCCTTGTTGACCACCTGGATGGTTTTGGTGAGGGTGGTCGGCCGGTCGACCTCGACGGTGCCGAAGGTGACGCTCACGGCGCCACGATCGTCCCGCGAGTAGGCCAGCACCTGGTCGTCCAGCGCGGCCCGGGCGTCCAGGCGGCCCGCGCCGACCCGCTGCGGGGCGTAGGTCTTGCCGTCGGCGGTCACGTCGTGCCCGGCGGTGTTCATCACCAGCGCCTTGATCTCCTCGACGCTCCAGCCGGGGTGTGCCTGGCGCAGCAGCGCGGTGACGCCGGCGGTCAGCGGCGTGGCCATCGACGTGCCGGACAGGGAGATGCGACCGTTGCCGCTGCCGCGCAGCGCCGAAGTGATGGTGTCACCGGGGGCGGCCACGTCCGGCTTGACCGACGGGCCGCGCACCCCGCGCGAGGTGAACGAGCTGGGGGTGTCGGTGATCGCCGGGTCGCTGGTCGGCAGACTCGCGCGGCCCTCGCCGTAGAGGCGGACCGTGAGCCCGCCCGTGTCCAGGGCCGGGCGGATCTGGTTCGTCGCCGAGGCGGTGAACTGGAACATCGGGATCGCCGAGTTGCCCGCGATCGCGGCACCGAAGTGCTCCACGCCCGAGGACAGCAGGACACCCGTGGCGCCGGCGGCCTGCGCGTTGTTGGCACGCACCGCCGAACCGCATTCGCGGGTGGCGTCGTCGTCGTCCCACTCCAGCCACGCGAACTTACCCGCGACCGCGGCCGTGTCGGCCTCGGAATAGGGTGCGCAGCCGTCGTCGTTGGCCGCCGACAGCTTCGCCACCGGCGCGGTCAGGTCGAGGGTGTCGTAGCCGGTGTAGTCCTGGCTGTACTGACCGCCCTTGATGCCAGCCACATCGGCCGGAGCGGTCACGTCCGCCGCGTCGCGCAGGACCGAAGCGTCCCGGGTGGACGCCACGGTCAGCGCCTCCGGCGTGTTGCCCGGCGAGCCGCCGACGTCGTAGAGGTCGCCGCCGTTGCCCTCGGCGATGACGGACAGGACGTCGTTGGCGGCGAGCTTGCGCACGAACAGCGAGTCCGGGTCGTCCGGCGCGCCGAAGTCGCTGCCCAGCGACAGGTTGACGATGTCGAGGTGGTCGTCGAAGTCACCGTCGCCGTTGGGATCCAGCGCCCAGTCCAGCGCCTGCGAGGTGACGTCCGTCGAACCCGCGCAGCCGAACACCTTGATCGCGTACAGCGACGCCTTGGGCGCCATGCCCGGGCCGATCTGCATCGTGTTCAGGGTGTCGGCGGTCAGCTTGGAGTAGTCGCCGGTGAAGGTGGAGCCGTCGGCGTTGACGCCGTAGCCACCCACCGTTCCGGCGACGTGGGTGCCGTGCTCGCCGCACGCGATCGGGTTCGGGTCCGGTTTGGGGGTGTCCGCGCCGTCGGTGCCCGCGTCGTAGTCGTCGCCGACGAGGTCGGTGCCGCCGACCACCTTGGCGTTGGGGAACAGCGGCGTCTCCGCGGCCCGGTCGACCGACTCGTAGGCCTCCTTCGTGCCCGGTCCCCCGAAGTCGGCGTGCGTGTAGTCGATGCCGTCGTCGATCACGCCGACCTTGACGCCGTCGCCGAGCCGTCCGGTCTGCTGCCACGCGGTGAGGGTGTCGGTCAGCTGCGCCGCGCTGGAGTTGGTGCGCGTTTTGGGCACCACCGTGCGGATCGACGCGACATCGGCCCGCGCGGCCAGTTCACGGATCTTCGCGGCGTCGGCGGTGACGACCACGCCGGACACCGCGTTCGCGGTCGAGTACAGGACCTCGGTGCCCGCGTCGAGCGACCGCAGCTGACCCAGCACGGAGTTCACCACACCGGCCACACCGGCGCGGGCGTCGTTGGCCGCCTGCTTCGCGCGGTCCTTGCCCGCTCCGCGCTGCGCGTTGAACGCGTCCACCGCGGGCTGCTGGGTGAGCTCGACGAAGGCGGTGGTCCGGCCCGAAGCCGAGGCCAGCCGCGGCGACAGCTTGCCCTGCAAGCCGTCCGCCGAGACCTTGGCCACCGGCACGCCGGGAGCGAGCGGCTCGTCCTGAGCCGCCGCGCTTCCCGACGCGAAACCGGTCGCGGCCAAGGCCGCGGTGAACACGGCCGCGAGCGACCGCCGGGTCCCGATTCTCATGGTGTTCGCATCCTCACTCGGATCATGACGAGGCTGCGAACTTAGCCGGTGCCCGTGCGATGCGCCTAGAGCGGATCGGAGTAATCCGACTTTGGAAGGGGTTTCGTGTTATCCGAACGTGACGGCGCGAATGGTGCGGGCACCCACGGTCGCCGCGATCGGCTCCAGCAGGTGGGAGTCCACCTCGCGGTCGACGCGCAGCAGCATGACCGCGTCCGAGCGGTCCGTGGTCTGGCTGATCTGCGCCGCCTCGATGTTCACCGATGCCTCCCCCAGCAGGGTGCCCACGCGGCCCATGATGCCCGGGCGGTCCGGGTACTCCAGGAGCAGCAGGTGGCCCTCGGCGCGCAGGTCGAAGTGGCGGCCGTTGACCTCGACCAGCTTCTGCACCTGGTTGTTGCCGGTGACCGAACCCGACACCGACAGCACGCTGCCGTCCTCCTGCACCGCGCGCACGGTGACCAGGCTGCGCCAGTTCGGGCTCTCCGGCTCGGTGACGATCTCGGTGCGCACGCCGAACTCCTCGGCCAGCCGCGGCGCGTTGACGAACGTGACCTGATCCTCGACCACACCGGAGAACACCCCCCGCAACGCGGCCAGCGACAGCACGCTGACGTCCTCCGAGGACAGTTCGCCGCGCACCTCGACCTTGACGGCCGAGGGCGCCTTCTGGCTCAGCGCGGCCAGGACGGTGCCCAGCTTCTGGGTCAGCGGCAGGTACGGGCGGACCTCCTCGCCCACCACGCCACCACTGGCCACGTTGACCGCGTCCGGCACGAAGTCGCCGCGCAACGCCAGCAGCACCGAACGCGCGACATCGGTGCCCGCGCGGTCCTGCGCCTCGGCGGTCGAGGCCCCCAGGTGCGGGGTGACGACCACGTTGGGCAGACCGAACAGCGGGCTCTCGGTGGTCGGCTCGGTGACGAACACGTCGATGCCGGCGCCGCCGACGTGACCGTTGCGGATCGACTCGGCCAGTGCTTCCTCGTTGATCAGGCCACCGCGCGCGGCGTTGACGATGATCACGCCCGGCTTGGTCTTCTTGAGCGCCTCGGCGTCGATCAGCCCCTTGGTCTCGGGAGTCTTCGGCAGGTGGATCGAGATCATGTCGGCGCGGGCGAGCAGCTCGTCGAGGCTGAGCATCTCGACGCCCAGCTGCGCGGCGCGGGCGGCGGGCACGTAGGGGTCGTAGGCGACGATCTTGGTGTCGAAGGCGGCGAGGCGCTGTGCGAACAGCTGCCCGATCTTGCCGAAGCCGACGACGCCGACGGTCTTGCCGTTGAGCTCGACACCGGTGTACTGGCTGCGCTTCCAGGCGCCGCCCTGCAGGCTCTGGTTGGCGGCAGGCACGCGGCGGGCGACGGCGAGCAGCAGCGCGACGGCGTGCTCGGCGGCCGAGACGATGTTGGAGGTCGGTGCGTTCACCACGAGCACACCGCGCTCGGTCGCGGCCGGGACCTCGACGTTGTCCAGGCCGACCCCGGCGCGGGCGACGACCTTGAGTCGGGTGGTGGCGGCCAGCACCTCGGCGTCCACCTTGGTGGCGGAGCGGACCAGCAGCGCGTCGGCGCTCTTCACCGCCTCCAGCAGCGCGGGGCGGTCGGTGCCGTCCACGTGCCGGACCTCGACCTCGTCACCGAACACGGAGATCGTGGAGGGGGCGAGCTTTTCGGCGATGAGGACGACCGGCTTGCTGGGGTTGGTCACGTTAAGGCTCCCGTGGACGCAGCTGTGCTCGAACGACGCCCGCGAGTCTAGTCGCGCTGCTCACCGGGGCTGTTAACGGGAGCGCAACCCGGCGAGACGACGTAAACGGAGTACAAACTCCGTATAGTTGGCTGCATGACCCGATCCCCCGCCGAAGTCGTCGGCTCCCTCATCGCCGGTATCACCGCGGGCCGTTGGACGGAACTGGCCGCCCTCTACGCGACGGACACCGTCGTCGAGCACCCCTTGCTCAAGACGCGCCTCACCGGGCGGCAAGCCCTCGAAGAGCACTTCGCGAGAGCCTCGGGCCGGAAACTCGAAGCATTCGACGTCGTGCTGCACGAGACGACCGACCCGGAGGTCGTCATCGCCGAGTACGGCTACCGGTTCCCCGGCTGCACGACGGCGAACGTGCAGGTCGTGCGGGTGCGTGACGGCCTGATCACGCACTCGCGCGACTACCACGACCACCTGCTGATGGCGGTCGCCCGTTCCGCGCCGGTCGAGGCGACGCCACCCGGGCCGGTGCCGGGCGGACCCCTGCCCGAGGTTCCGGACGGCTCACCCCAGTCGGTCCTGCTCCGGCTCCTGACCCTTCCGCTGGAATCCCGCGCGGACCTCTACGCCGAGGACGCGTACGTCACGCACCCCTTCCATCCCGGCGCGCCCGCGCTGCGCGGCCGGGACGAACTGCGCGAGCACTTCGCGGGCGGCCCCTCCGCGGTCCCGGCACCGCGGAACGTGGTGTTCCACCAGGGCATCGACCCGGAGATGATCGTCACCGAGTTCACCTACACCGGGGACGCGCTGGTGGCGCACAACATCTTCGTCAGCAGGGTCTCCGGTGGGCGCATCACCGAGTCCCGCGACTACGCCGACCACGTCGCGTTCGCGGCGGCGGCCGGGCGGCTGCCGGAACTCGTCGCCGCCGCCCGGTCCGCGCTCGGTCAGGCGCCCACGTAGTCCGCCAGGTGCTCGCCGGTCAGTGTGGAGCGTTTGGCGGCCAGCTGTGCGGGCGTGCCCTCGAAAACGATCTGTCCCCCGTCGTGACCGGCGC containing:
- the serA gene encoding phosphoglycerate dehydrogenase, whose amino-acid sequence is MTNPSKPVVLIAEKLAPSTISVFGDEVEVRHVDGTDRPALLEAVKSADALLVRSATKVDAEVLAATTRLKVVARAGVGLDNVEVPAATERGVLVVNAPTSNIVSAAEHAVALLLAVARRVPAANQSLQGGAWKRSQYTGVELNGKTVGVVGFGKIGQLFAQRLAAFDTKIVAYDPYVPAARAAQLGVEMLSLDELLARADMISIHLPKTPETKGLIDAEALKKTKPGVIIVNAARGGLINEEALAESIRNGHVGGAGIDVFVTEPTTESPLFGLPNVVVTPHLGASTAEAQDRAGTDVARSVLLALRGDFVPDAVNVASGGVVGEEVRPYLPLTQKLGTVLAALSQKAPSAVKVEVRGELSSEDVSVLSLAALRGVFSGVVEDQVTFVNAPRLAEEFGVRTEIVTEPESPNWRSLVTVRAVQEDGSVLSVSGSVTGNNQVQKLVEVNGRHFDLRAEGHLLLLEYPDRPGIMGRVGTLLGEASVNIEAAQISQTTDRSDAVMLLRVDREVDSHLLEPIAATVGARTIRAVTFG
- a CDS encoding nuclear transport factor 2 family protein is translated as MTRSPAEVVGSLIAGITAGRWTELAALYATDTVVEHPLLKTRLTGRQALEEHFARASGRKLEAFDVVLHETTDPEVVIAEYGYRFPGCTTANVQVVRVRDGLITHSRDYHDHLLMAVARSAPVEATPPGPVPGGPLPEVPDGSPQSVLLRLLTLPLESRADLYAEDAYVTHPFHPGAPALRGRDELREHFAGGPSAVPAPRNVVFHQGIDPEMIVTEFTYTGDALVAHNIFVSRVSGGRITESRDYADHVAFAAAAGRLPELVAAARSALGQAPT